A section of the Acanthochromis polyacanthus isolate Apoly-LR-REF ecotype Palm Island chromosome 1, KAUST_Apoly_ChrSc, whole genome shotgun sequence genome encodes:
- the LOC110961286 gene encoding interferon alpha-inducible protein 27-like protein 2A, whose product MGYVTFAGVVVGAVGAVVLAPVALGAIGFTSAGIAAGSYAAGMMSSAALANGGGVAAGSLVAVLQSAGAAGLTATATAGVATAGAGVGAIAGKLTNGLKKKKLE is encoded by the exons ATGGGTTATG tgactTTTGCTGGCGTCGTAGTAGGAGCAG TGGGAGCAGTGGTCCTGGCTCCTGTTGCCCTGGGAGCCATAGGTTTCACCTCAGCTGGAATAGCAGCAGGTTCCTACGCTGCAGGAATGATGTCTTCTGCTGCTCTTGCTAATGGAGGAGGAGTGGCAGCAGGGAgccttgtggctgttttgcagtCAGCAg gtGCAGCCGGTCTAACAGCGACCGCCACTGCAGGCGTGGCGACTGCTGGAGCTGGTGTTGGAGCAATAGCAGGAAAGCTGACCAAcggtctgaaaaaaaaaaaattggaatga
- the LOC110961281 gene encoding interferon alpha-inducible protein 27-like protein 2A: MGLLTAVAIAAGAGGAVVSAPFVLGAIGFTSAGIAAGSYAAGMMSSAAIANGGGVAAGSLVAVLQSAGMAGLSGSVTAAVASAGGTVGFLATLI; the protein is encoded by the exons ATGGGACTCT TAACAGCTGTAGCTATTGCGGCAGGCGCTG GTGGAGCAGTGGTCTCTGCTCCGTTTGTTCTGGGAGCCATAGGTTTCACCTCAGCTGGAATAGCAGCAGGTTCCTACGCTGCAGGAATGATGTCTTCTGCTGCTATTGCCAATGGAGGAGGAGTGGCAGCAGGAAGTCTGGTGGCTGTTTTGCAGTCAGCAG GAATGGCTGGTCTGTCTGGGTCTGTTACTGCAGCCGTGGCCAGTGCTGGAGGAACGGTGGGATTTTTGGCTACTCTCATCTGA